In Bacillus kexueae, the following proteins share a genomic window:
- a CDS encoding DUF2584 domain-containing protein produces the protein MGMPLELNTMIITKGKEMRIQDNTFQVVKKGYRLYPLDIPVEVRKTKESDPIGTGVIQKVELENEKTVVTYMLISLNSTN, from the coding sequence ATGGGAATGCCACTAGAACTGAATACAATGATTATTACAAAAGGGAAAGAAATGCGAATTCAAGATAATACCTTTCAAGTAGTGAAAAAGGGGTATCGCTTATATCCACTGGATATTCCAGTCGAAGTTCGGAAAACGAAGGAAAGTGACCCAATCGGCACAGGAGTCATACAAAAAGTTGAATTAGAGAATGAGAAGACGGTCGTTACATATATGCTTATATCGTTAAACTCAACGAATTAA
- a CDS encoding ABC transporter permease → MKSEKRMVIFYQTIIFLCFFIIWEMASSLKWIDPLLFSSPQKIILLFIEKLQDGSLLSHISVTLFETVMGFILGTLLGTWLAAFLWWFPKMAKILDPYLVILNAMPKVALGPILIVALGPGFTSIIAMGAIISVIITTIVVYTAFKDVDSNYVKVLQTFQATKWQVFKEAILPSSFSTIISTLKVNVGLSWVGVIVGEFLVSSKGLGYMIIYGFQVFNFTLVLLSLLVIAILATLMYQLVDFLEKKLIRNLE, encoded by the coding sequence ATGAAAAGTGAGAAGCGAATGGTCATTTTTTATCAAACCATCATCTTTCTATGTTTTTTTATCATTTGGGAGATGGCCTCATCACTAAAATGGATAGACCCGCTTTTATTTAGTTCCCCTCAAAAAATCATTCTATTATTTATTGAGAAACTACAAGACGGGTCTTTACTATCGCATATTTCCGTTACACTATTTGAAACTGTCATGGGATTTATTTTAGGAACCTTACTCGGAACGTGGTTAGCCGCATTTTTATGGTGGTTTCCTAAAATGGCAAAAATATTGGATCCCTATCTTGTTATCTTAAATGCCATGCCTAAAGTTGCTCTCGGTCCTATTTTAATTGTAGCGTTAGGCCCTGGATTTACTTCGATCATTGCAATGGGAGCTATTATTTCAGTCATTATCACTACAATTGTCGTTTATACAGCGTTTAAAGATGTTGATTCAAATTATGTTAAGGTATTACAAACATTTCAAGCGACCAAGTGGCAAGTTTTCAAAGAAGCTATTTTGCCATCTTCCTTTTCTACAATCATTTCAACATTAAAAGTAAACGTTGGCTTATCTTGGGTTGGAGTGATTGTTGGGGAATTTTTAGTTTCGAGTAAAGGGCTTGGCTATATGATAATTTACGGATTTCAAGTGTTTAATTTCACGCTTGTCTTACTAAGTTTATTAGTTATTGCAATTCTAGCAACGCTCATGTATCAGCTCGTTGACTTTCTCGAGAAGAAGCTTATCCGCAATTTAGAATAA
- the metK gene encoding methionine adenosyltransferase, with translation MTNKRRLFTSESVTEGHPDKICDQISDSILDAILEKDPNARVACETSVTTGLVLVSGEITTSTYVDIPKIVRETVKEIGYTRAKYGFDAETCAVLTSIDEQSPDIAMGVDKALEAREGQMTDEEIEAIGAGDQGLMFGYACNETKELMPLPISLAHKISRRLTEVRKEEILPYLRPDGKTQVTVEYDENDKPVRIDTIVVSTQHHPEITLEQITRNIKEHVIDPVVPKELIDENTKYFINPTGRFVIGGPQGDAGLTGRKIIVDTYGGYARHGGGAFSGKDPTKVDRSAAYAARYVAKNIVAAGLAEKCEVQLAYAIGVAQPVSISIDTFGTGKVSEDVLVDVVRKNFDLRPAGIIKMLDLRRPIYKKTAAYGHFGRNDLDLPWERTDKADALREQAL, from the coding sequence ATGACGAATAAGCGCCGTCTTTTTACGTCAGAATCAGTAACAGAAGGTCATCCTGATAAAATTTGTGACCAGATTTCTGATTCCATTTTAGACGCCATTTTAGAAAAAGATCCAAATGCACGTGTTGCGTGTGAAACATCTGTTACAACAGGATTAGTGTTAGTAAGTGGTGAGATTACAACAAGCACGTACGTTGATATTCCAAAAATTGTTCGTGAAACAGTTAAGGAAATTGGCTATACTCGTGCGAAATATGGCTTTGATGCTGAAACTTGTGCTGTCCTAACTTCAATTGATGAGCAGTCTCCTGATATTGCGATGGGAGTTGATAAAGCTCTTGAAGCTCGTGAAGGTCAAATGACTGACGAAGAGATTGAAGCTATTGGTGCAGGTGACCAAGGGTTAATGTTTGGTTATGCTTGTAACGAAACGAAGGAATTAATGCCTTTACCAATTTCTTTAGCACACAAAATTTCTCGTCGTTTAACAGAAGTTCGCAAAGAGGAGATTCTCCCTTACTTACGTCCGGATGGAAAGACGCAAGTAACAGTGGAATACGATGAAAACGACAAACCTGTACGCATTGATACGATTGTTGTATCGACACAACATCATCCGGAAATTACGTTAGAGCAAATTACTCGCAACATTAAAGAGCATGTCATTGACCCTGTAGTTCCGAAGGAGTTAATTGACGAAAACACTAAATACTTTATTAACCCAACAGGACGTTTCGTTATCGGTGGTCCTCAAGGAGACGCTGGGTTAACGGGCCGTAAAATTATTGTAGATACGTACGGTGGATATGCTCGTCACGGTGGAGGAGCATTCTCTGGTAAGGATCCAACAAAAGTTGACCGTTCAGCTGCTTATGCTGCTCGTTACGTAGCGAAAAATATTGTGGCGGCTGGTCTTGCTGAAAAGTGTGAAGTACAACTTGCATATGCAATCGGCGTAGCACAACCTGTGTCTATCTCCATTGATACGTTTGGAACTGGAAAAGTATCTGAAGATGTTCTTGTGGACGTTGTACGTAAAAACTTTGATCTTCGACCAGCAGGAATTATTAAAATGCTTGACCTACGTCGTCCTATTTATAAAAAGACTGCTGCTTATGGTCACTTTGGACGTAACGATCTTGATCTTCCATGGGAGCGTACAGACAAAGCGGACGCATTACGTGAGCAAGCGCTATAA
- the ytkD gene encoding RNA deprotection pyrophosphohydrolase — protein MIRFTDYYQNEVLLSFEDHPFSKNPKHVWVICMYQKKWLLTSHKDRGLEFPGGKVEKGETPEEAAKREVFEETGGIVRNVQYLGQYKVLGKEKTIVKNIYFSQVEEMVKKKHYLETNGPVLLADFPDQIDQDNRFSFIMKDGVLFNSLHRLSNQKLFT, from the coding sequence ATGATCCGATTTACAGATTATTATCAAAATGAAGTATTGCTGTCTTTTGAAGACCACCCTTTCTCAAAAAATCCTAAACATGTTTGGGTTATATGTATGTATCAAAAAAAGTGGTTGTTAACCAGTCATAAAGATCGGGGCCTAGAGTTTCCTGGGGGGAAAGTTGAAAAAGGAGAAACTCCAGAGGAAGCGGCGAAAAGAGAAGTTTTTGAAGAAACGGGTGGGATTGTTCGAAATGTTCAATATTTAGGGCAATATAAAGTGTTAGGAAAAGAAAAAACGATTGTAAAAAATATTTATTTCTCACAAGTAGAAGAAATGGTGAAAAAAAAGCACTATTTGGAGACAAACGGACCCGTATTGTTAGCGGACTTTCCTGATCAAATTGATCAGGACAATCGATTTAGTTTTATTATGAAGGATGGAGTCTTGTTCAACAGTCTTCACCGTTTAAGTAATCAGAAGCTATTTACATAA
- a CDS encoding ABC transporter substrate-binding protein has product MKKWTFALFLTCMLTLSTFGCQLNNHQNVETIRLAEVTHSVFYAPLYVAIEKGYFEEEGINLELTTTWGGDKTMTTLLSGGADIALIGSETTIYVHAQGAADPIINFAQLTQTDGTFLVSRTPIDNFEWDMLKESTFLGQRKGGMPQMVGEFVLKKHHINPQQDLQLIQNIDFANIANSFASGTGDFVQLFEPTASVFEQEGKGYIVASFGTESGSVPYTTFMAKKSYLNEHPELAQKFTNAIYKAQQWVESHSPREIADMVAPQFDDTSIELLETVIERYQSQDSFATDPILDKKEWKNLQLIMDEAGELPFHIDYSELVDPSFAKQAIQ; this is encoded by the coding sequence ATGAAAAAGTGGACTTTTGCACTTTTTCTCACTTGTATGTTGACCCTTTCGACCTTTGGATGTCAACTTAATAACCATCAAAATGTAGAGACCATCCGACTGGCAGAAGTAACACATTCCGTATTTTATGCACCTTTATATGTAGCCATAGAAAAAGGATATTTTGAAGAGGAAGGCATCAATCTAGAACTAACCACTACTTGGGGTGGCGATAAAACAATGACGACACTTTTATCAGGAGGAGCAGACATTGCATTAATTGGTTCAGAGACAACAATATACGTACACGCTCAAGGAGCAGCAGATCCTATCATAAATTTTGCTCAACTAACCCAAACAGATGGTACGTTTTTAGTATCTCGAACACCTATTGATAACTTCGAATGGGATATGCTGAAAGAATCTACCTTCTTAGGGCAACGAAAAGGCGGGATGCCACAAATGGTAGGAGAATTTGTACTAAAGAAACATCATATAAATCCACAGCAAGACTTGCAATTAATTCAAAACATAGATTTTGCTAATATTGCTAACTCGTTTGCATCTGGAACTGGAGATTTCGTTCAATTATTTGAACCTACAGCAAGTGTTTTTGAGCAAGAAGGCAAAGGGTACATTGTCGCATCTTTTGGAACTGAATCTGGAAGTGTCCCATACACTACGTTTATGGCAAAGAAAAGTTATTTAAACGAACATCCTGAACTAGCCCAAAAATTCACAAATGCTATTTACAAAGCACAACAATGGGTCGAATCTCATTCACCTAGAGAAATCGCGGACATGGTCGCACCCCAATTCGACGACACTTCAATCGAATTACTCGAAACGGTCATAGAAAGATACCAATCACAAGACTCCTTCGCAACTGACCCTATTCTCGATAAAAAAGAATGGAAAAACTTACAACTAATAATGGATGAAGCTGGCGAACTCCCTTTTCATATAGATTATTCAGAATTAGTTGATCCGTCCTTTGCGAAACAAGCTATTCAATAA
- a CDS encoding ABC transporter ATP-binding protein: MMMSPLLSIKEISHVYFTKESIFHALQDVSFSVKEGEFVSILGPSGCGKTTLLSIISGLVTPTQGTVLINESEVCSKHSSIGYMLQQDYLFPWKTIKQNVLLGLNILHDKRKESINNALNLLNEMGLSKVEDAYPRQLSGGMRQRAALARTLATNPSVLLLDEPFSALDYQTKLKLENLVVKTLKEYDKTAILVTHDIEESIAMSDRIILLSKQPGRIAKNFTVPQELKTLTPFQARRHPLFPSLFHSIWKELEALESV; the protein is encoded by the coding sequence ATGATGATGTCACCATTATTATCCATTAAGGAAATAAGTCATGTGTACTTTACGAAAGAATCGATTTTCCATGCTCTTCAAGACGTTTCATTTTCAGTAAAGGAAGGCGAGTTTGTCTCAATCCTCGGTCCAAGTGGATGTGGAAAGACTACTCTTCTTTCCATTATTTCCGGCCTTGTCACTCCTACACAAGGAACAGTCTTGATAAATGAGAGCGAAGTTTGTTCTAAACATTCATCAATCGGCTATATGCTTCAGCAAGATTATTTGTTTCCGTGGAAAACGATTAAACAAAATGTATTGCTCGGATTAAACATCTTACATGATAAAAGGAAGGAATCTATTAATAACGCACTAAATTTACTTAATGAGATGGGATTATCCAAAGTAGAAGATGCGTATCCGAGACAATTATCTGGCGGCATGAGACAGCGAGCTGCTCTCGCTCGTACTCTCGCCACAAACCCGAGTGTCCTGTTGTTAGACGAACCCTTTTCAGCACTCGATTACCAAACAAAGTTGAAACTAGAAAATCTCGTGGTAAAAACATTAAAAGAGTACGATAAAACAGCCATTTTAGTTACGCATGATATTGAAGAATCAATCGCCATGAGCGACCGCATTATTTTATTATCAAAGCAACCAGGAAGAATCGCTAAAAACTTTACTGTACCACAAGAGCTTAAAACCCTCACACCATTTCAAGCCAGACGGCATCCACTTTTCCCCTCTCTTTTTCATTCTATATGGAAGGAGTTAGAGGCTCTTGAATCAGTATGA
- the pckA gene encoding phosphoenolpyruvate carboxykinase (ATP) has protein sequence MNKVDVSNELTHLVNGTNTYHNLSVPQLVEKVLERKEGVLTASGAVRATTGKYTGRSPKDKFIVEEASIKDKIDWGTVNQPISEEVFEKLYVKVIEHLKKKNEIFVFKGFAGADVRYRLPIQVVNEFAWHNLFAHQLFIRPETDNDLENYDTKEAFTIVSAPTFKADPSVDGTNSEAFIMLSFEKRIVLIGGTEYAGEMKKSIFSVMNFLLPENNILSMHCSANVGQEGDVALFFGLSGTGKTTLSADPKRRLIGDDEHGWSNSGVFNIEGGCYAKCIGLSREKEPQIFDAIRFGSVLENVVLDDESRVPDYDNAFFTENTRAAYPIEAIDNIVKPSLAGHPNTIIFLTADAFGVLPPISKLTKEQAMYHFLSGYTSKLAGTERGITSPQTTFSTCFGSPFLPLQATRYAEMLGQKIDEHNVQVFLVNTGWTGGEYGVGSRMKLSYTRAMVQAALEGELENVETIQDNVFGLHIPLQVPGVPDEVLQPVKTWDNEDAYYKKAKELAEAFKDNFKKFSNVSEAIVKQGGPIV, from the coding sequence ATGAATAAAGTGGATGTTTCCAATGAGTTAACTCATTTAGTAAATGGAACAAATACTTACCATAATTTATCAGTCCCTCAATTAGTGGAAAAAGTTTTAGAACGAAAAGAGGGAGTGTTGACTGCTTCGGGAGCTGTCCGTGCTACAACTGGAAAATATACGGGACGTTCACCGAAAGATAAATTTATCGTTGAAGAAGCTTCTATTAAAGACAAAATTGACTGGGGTACCGTAAACCAACCAATTTCAGAAGAAGTTTTCGAAAAGCTTTATGTCAAAGTGATTGAACATTTAAAGAAAAAAAATGAAATTTTCGTATTTAAAGGGTTTGCTGGTGCTGACGTTCGATATCGTCTACCTATCCAAGTTGTAAATGAGTTCGCTTGGCACAATTTATTCGCACATCAATTATTCATTCGACCTGAAACAGATAACGACTTAGAAAACTATGACACAAAAGAAGCGTTCACAATTGTATCCGCACCTACCTTTAAAGCTGATCCATCTGTTGATGGAACGAACTCTGAAGCCTTTATTATGCTTTCATTTGAAAAGCGTATTGTTTTAATCGGTGGAACGGAATATGCCGGTGAAATGAAGAAATCGATTTTCTCTGTCATGAACTTCTTACTTCCTGAAAACAACATCTTATCTATGCATTGCTCGGCAAACGTAGGACAAGAAGGAGATGTCGCTTTATTCTTCGGTTTATCGGGAACAGGTAAAACCACCTTATCTGCTGACCCTAAACGTCGTCTAATCGGTGATGATGAGCATGGCTGGTCTAATTCTGGTGTCTTTAATATTGAAGGTGGATGCTATGCAAAATGTATCGGTTTATCACGCGAAAAAGAGCCGCAAATTTTTGACGCTATTCGATTCGGTTCAGTTTTAGAAAATGTTGTTCTTGACGATGAAAGTCGTGTACCTGATTATGATAACGCATTCTTTACTGAAAATACACGTGCAGCTTACCCAATTGAGGCAATTGATAATATTGTAAAGCCTAGCTTAGCAGGTCATCCTAATACAATTATTTTCTTAACAGCTGATGCTTTCGGAGTCTTACCTCCAATTAGTAAATTAACGAAAGAGCAAGCGATGTACCATTTCTTAAGCGGTTACACAAGTAAGCTTGCCGGAACAGAGCGTGGTATTACATCACCTCAAACAACGTTCTCAACATGCTTTGGATCACCGTTTTTACCATTACAAGCTACTCGCTATGCTGAGATGCTAGGTCAGAAAATTGACGAACATAATGTCCAGGTCTTCCTTGTAAACACAGGATGGACAGGTGGAGAGTATGGTGTTGGATCACGAATGAAGCTTAGCTACACTAGAGCGATGGTGCAAGCAGCCCTTGAAGGGGAACTTGAGAACGTAGAAACAATTCAAGACAATGTATTCGGACTACACATCCCATTACAAGTTCCTGGTGTACCAGATGAAGTACTTCAACCCGTTAAAACGTGGGACAACGAAGACGCTTACTATAAAAAAGCAAAAGAACTGGCAGAAGCTTTTAAAGACAACTTCAAAAAGTTCTCAAATGTATCTGAGGCCATTGTTAAGCAGGGAGGACCAATCGTCTAA
- a CDS encoding glycosyltransferase family 4 protein: MKVAIFTDTFYPDVNGVAKTLKRFTDHLEKRGHGFRVFAPESTNDHLFSNHIHRFSSLPFFLYPECRLAFPNMLHVKSELIRFQPDLIHIATPFNVGLCGLHYAKKLNIPIVGSYHTDFDQYLEYYDLQIFSKLLWKYMHWFHRPFEKIFVPSHFTKEQLVHLGFRNLHIWGRGVDCQLFHPNYDKWEIRKKYNIKEKYILSYVGRIAPEKDLQTLISIMNQLPEYLANQIHWLIVGEGPSLEEMKEKAPINSTFTGYLRGEELAKVYSTSDVFIFPSPTETFGNVVLEALASGTPAVGANSGGVKNIIQHGLTGRLCEPKNSEEFVSEITYLITNDSIRIEMGHEARSYALYQTWDSILDNLIKEYEEVLSYKKIQYA, encoded by the coding sequence ATGAAGGTTGCAATTTTTACGGACACCTTTTATCCAGATGTCAATGGTGTCGCTAAAACGTTAAAGCGATTCACAGACCATTTAGAGAAGCGCGGACACGGATTCAGAGTGTTTGCTCCAGAAAGCACAAATGACCATTTATTCTCAAATCATATACATCGTTTTTCGAGCTTACCATTCTTTTTATACCCTGAGTGTCGACTAGCATTTCCGAATATGCTCCATGTTAAAAGTGAACTTATTCGTTTTCAGCCGGATCTTATCCATATCGCCACCCCGTTTAATGTCGGGCTTTGTGGATTGCACTATGCTAAAAAATTGAACATTCCCATCGTAGGGTCTTACCATACAGATTTTGATCAATACTTAGAGTATTATGATTTACAGATTTTTTCTAAGTTATTATGGAAATACATGCATTGGTTTCATCGCCCTTTTGAAAAAATATTTGTCCCATCCCATTTTACGAAAGAACAGCTTGTTCATCTCGGCTTTCGAAATTTGCACATTTGGGGCCGTGGTGTTGATTGCCAGCTATTCCACCCTAATTATGATAAATGGGAAATTCGAAAAAAATACAACATTAAAGAGAAATATATTTTATCGTATGTAGGGCGAATCGCTCCAGAAAAAGATCTTCAAACATTAATATCCATTATGAATCAATTACCCGAATATTTAGCGAACCAAATTCATTGGCTAATTGTCGGAGAAGGCCCTTCATTAGAAGAAATGAAAGAAAAAGCACCTATAAATTCAACATTTACAGGCTATCTACGTGGCGAAGAACTAGCGAAAGTGTATTCAACTTCAGATGTATTTATCTTTCCATCGCCAACAGAAACTTTTGGAAATGTTGTATTAGAAGCTTTAGCATCAGGAACTCCAGCTGTTGGTGCCAATTCAGGGGGCGTAAAAAACATTATTCAACACGGTCTGACAGGTCGTTTATGTGAACCGAAAAACTCTGAAGAATTTGTGTCAGAAATAACCTATTTAATAACGAACGACTCGATACGCATTGAAATGGGACATGAAGCGCGCTCTTATGCATTGTATCAAACATGGGATTCGATTTTGGATAATCTCATCAAAGAATATGAAGAAGTACTTTCATATAAAAAAATTCAATATGCTTAA
- a CDS encoding alpha/beta hydrolase family protein: protein MKNGEVIAKQPYPSPHPAIRLFIVTYWSGGLKVKGLLAEPIQRGCYEGFLYLRGGIKNVGMVRPSRIVQFASQGFVVMAPFYRGNQGGEGNEDFGGEDREDAFSALNLLRNLPNVQSNRIHVFGFSRGGVMALLTAIHDPSICSVVTWGGVSDMILTYEERKDLRRMMKRVIGGTPTKFPERYRWRTPLYEIDKVLCPILIIHGAKDKNVSIEHAYRLENKMKELNKQIEVIYFEEFDHYFPPMVNQQMVRYLCSWMKEQNIDGTTTTL from the coding sequence ATGAAAAATGGTGAGGTCATTGCTAAGCAACCGTACCCATCTCCTCATCCAGCCATTCGATTATTTATCGTTACGTATTGGTCCGGCGGCTTAAAGGTTAAAGGGTTACTAGCAGAACCTATTCAACGAGGCTGTTATGAAGGGTTTCTTTATTTAAGGGGAGGAATTAAAAATGTTGGAATGGTAAGACCGAGTCGTATCGTTCAATTTGCCTCTCAAGGATTTGTTGTCATGGCACCCTTTTATAGAGGAAATCAGGGGGGAGAAGGGAATGAGGATTTTGGTGGGGAAGATCGTGAAGATGCATTTTCTGCCCTTAACTTGTTGAGAAACCTTCCAAATGTACAATCAAATCGAATACATGTGTTTGGTTTTTCACGTGGGGGTGTTATGGCTCTTTTAACAGCCATTCATGACCCTTCTATATGTTCCGTTGTCACATGGGGAGGAGTATCCGATATGATCTTAACGTATGAAGAGAGAAAAGATTTGCGTCGGATGATGAAACGAGTGATTGGAGGGACACCTACGAAATTCCCTGAGCGGTATAGGTGGCGAACACCGTTATATGAAATAGACAAAGTTCTTTGTCCGATATTAATCATTCACGGTGCAAAAGATAAGAATGTGTCGATTGAACATGCTTATCGATTAGAAAATAAAATGAAAGAATTGAACAAGCAGATTGAGGTTATATACTTTGAAGAATTTGATCACTATTTTCCACCAATGGTCAATCAACAGATGGTCCGTTATCTTTGTTCTTGGATGAAAGAACAAAACATCGATGGGACTACTACTACCTTATAA
- a CDS encoding phosphatase PAP2 family protein, which yields MSRLMASMYDFECKLFRYVNRYFEKRFLNFYFRHITHLGGATFTILFSSLMMILLPHPIKMVAFSSGAALLFSHIPVAIMKKIYPRKRPYIALNEAKVLENPLKDHSFPSGHTTAIFSVLVPYILFIPELSIFILPVAFSVALSRIYLGLHYPSDVLVGMFLGSVSGILCYSSITLNFF from the coding sequence ATGAGCAGGTTAATGGCTAGCATGTATGATTTTGAATGTAAGCTATTTCGCTATGTTAATCGTTATTTCGAAAAGAGATTTCTTAATTTTTATTTCCGTCATATCACTCATTTAGGCGGTGCTACGTTTACCATTTTATTCTCTTCACTAATGATGATATTATTACCACATCCAATTAAAATGGTTGCGTTTTCTAGCGGTGCCGCTCTTTTATTCAGTCATATCCCCGTAGCCATCATGAAAAAAATTTATCCTCGTAAACGACCTTATATTGCATTAAATGAAGCAAAAGTGTTAGAAAATCCGCTAAAAGATCACTCTTTTCCTTCGGGACACACAACAGCAATCTTTTCTGTCTTGGTTCCTTACATTTTATTTATACCAGAGTTGTCCATTTTCATTCTACCTGTTGCCTTCAGTGTCGCTCTATCACGGATTTACTTAGGGCTCCACTACCCTTCCGATGTGCTTGTTGGGATGTTTCTCGGTAGCGTTTCTGGAATTTTATGTTACTCATCAATCACACTAAACTTTTTTTAA
- a CDS encoding hydrolase: MEKKTYYISVASGEISRVSTASPWDFQIKATDEEITTLREYFDQIHSTGWQNFFRAHVPYVGYHYDRENDAIDSLNKKVYELIYELGNEEARQHIQSSGILESIKDPE, encoded by the coding sequence ATGGAGAAAAAGACTTACTACATATCTGTTGCTAGTGGAGAAATATCCCGCGTAAGTACAGCCTCACCATGGGATTTTCAGATAAAGGCTACGGATGAAGAAATTACAACATTACGTGAATATTTTGATCAAATTCATTCCACAGGATGGCAGAACTTCTTTCGAGCGCACGTACCGTATGTCGGCTACCATTATGATCGCGAAAACGATGCCATAGATTCTTTGAACAAAAAGGTATATGAATTGATATATGAATTAGGAAATGAAGAGGCGAGGCAACATATTCAATCGAGTGGTATTTTAGAGAGTATAAAAGACCCCGAATAG
- a CDS encoding dicarboxylate/amino acid:cation symporter, translating into MRKIGLLPRIILAIVLGVVVGSIAPKILIEVFSTFNGIFGNFLKFAIPLIILGFIAPGIAEMGKGAGKMLGITTGVAYSSTIVAGLLAFFAGTALLPSFIQGKSLTEMENPEEFLLEPLFVIEMTPVMGVMTALLLSFTLGIGMTAIKGDTLQQAFINFRDIIEKLIAKIIIPLLPVHIFGIFANMTYGGQVAFILSVFAKVFALIIVLHIVMLLIQYTASGAIAGKNPITLIKTMLPAYFTALGTQSSAATIPVTLRQVRQLGVKEKVADFSVPLLATIHLSGSTITLISCAMGVMLLNGHTPTLGEIMPFILMLGITMVAAPGVPGGAVMAALGLLDSMLGFNETMLTLMIALYLAQDSFGTATNVTGDGALTVIVNKLSKGRNKTNTTDASVAS; encoded by the coding sequence ATGCGCAAAATAGGATTGTTACCAAGAATTATTTTAGCGATTGTTCTTGGGGTAGTAGTGGGAAGCATCGCTCCAAAAATTCTCATAGAGGTATTCTCTACATTCAATGGAATTTTTGGAAACTTTTTAAAATTTGCTATCCCACTTATTATTCTAGGCTTTATCGCTCCAGGAATTGCAGAGATGGGAAAAGGCGCCGGAAAAATGTTAGGAATTACTACAGGTGTTGCGTACTCTTCAACGATTGTTGCAGGCTTACTAGCATTTTTTGCAGGTACAGCACTTCTTCCTAGCTTCATTCAAGGGAAGTCGTTAACTGAAATGGAGAACCCTGAAGAATTTCTTCTTGAGCCGCTATTTGTAATAGAAATGACACCGGTTATGGGTGTTATGACTGCTTTATTACTCTCATTTACTCTAGGAATTGGAATGACGGCTATTAAGGGAGATACACTTCAGCAAGCTTTTATTAATTTCAGAGACATCATCGAGAAATTAATCGCAAAAATTATTATTCCTCTATTACCGGTTCACATTTTTGGTATTTTCGCAAACATGACTTACGGTGGACAAGTTGCATTTATTTTATCTGTTTTTGCAAAAGTTTTCGCACTTATTATCGTTTTACACATTGTCATGTTGCTTATTCAATACACGGCTAGTGGAGCGATTGCAGGAAAAAACCCAATAACGCTTATCAAAACGATGCTCCCTGCATATTTCACTGCATTAGGTACTCAATCATCTGCAGCTACCATTCCGGTGACATTACGTCAAGTACGCCAATTAGGTGTGAAAGAAAAAGTAGCAGACTTTTCGGTTCCATTACTTGCTACCATCCACCTTTCCGGGAGTACAATCACGCTCATTAGCTGCGCAATGGGAGTAATGCTTCTAAATGGACACACTCCTACATTAGGAGAAATAATGCCATTTATTTTAATGCTCGGTATCACAATGGTTGCAGCACCTGGTGTTCCAGGTGGAGCGGTAATGGCTGCATTAGGGTTACTTGATTCCATGCTCGGCTTTAACGAAACGATGCTAACGTTAATGATCGCGCTTTACCTAGCACAAGACAGCTTCGGTACTGCGACAAATGTAACTGGAGATGGAGCGTTAACAGTAATTGTGAACAAACTTTCTAAAGGGCGTAACAAAACAAACACAACAGATGCTTCCGTTGCATCCTAA